The Micromonospora sp. Llam0 genome includes a window with the following:
- a CDS encoding non-ribosomal peptide synthetase/type I polyketide synthase has protein sequence MTYSRAAGAQEQNPANAGGSEKIAIIGIGCRMPGGASDYRTFWQNVVNGQDCITETPSDRYDVATLGSRDRTKPGRLVGGRGGYIDGVAEFDPAFFGISPREAEHMDPQQRKLLEVSWDALEDGGQKPTELAGRDVGVFIGAFTLDYKILQFADLSFETLAAHTATGTMMTMVSNRISYCFDFRGPSVSIDTACSSSLVAVHLARQSLLRGEIDLALAGGTLLHLTPQYTIAETKGGFLSADGRSRPFDASANGYVRAEGVGAVALKRLSDALADGDPIHAVIIGSGVNQDGRTNGITVPNADAQATLIERVCAEAGIAPGSLQYVEAHGTSTPVGDPIEAKALGRVLAIGRRPGETCYIGSVKTNIGHTESAAGVAGLIKTAMSVKHRIIAPQINFDQVNPEIDLTSLPFEIPTAPTPWPQHQGPARAGVNSFGFGGTNAHVLLEEPPQRPDVIAPTAGPPAYTILPLTARDPDALPALAEGIRRELAGADGHDAVALADLGYTLARRRQHHEHRLSIVYPSRAQVRSDRASLDTALAAYLRGDPHSHVFVDQRRDAHECALVWVFTGMGPQWWAMGRQLYADEPVYRDAIGRCDRAIRRIAGWSLINELNADEVDSRMAETWLAQPANFAVQVGLAALWRSYGVRPDAIVGHSTGEVAAFYEAGVYSLEEAVRIVVHRSRLQQKLVGTGTMLAVGLTEAEAEHRIRRYGERVSVAAVNSPGAVTLAGDEGTLAGLAAELTAEQTFAKLVAVRVPYHSAAMDMIKDELLASLHGLAPRPAQVPVYLTGQDGVAQGPELDADYWWRNVRDSVRFRGAVDRLVDDGYRLFLEIGPHPVLGHSVQECLASRDVQGRTLPSIRRGEDEPQRMVMSLAALHSLGVEIAWDVLHPVGTPVPLPRYPFRRDRYWVEPRSVAQVRLGQRDHPLLGRRLSNAEPTWEVRLDTEDMPYLDDHRIQGNTVFPAAGYLEMAAQAVIALTDGGAARLADVELRRALFLSAGESRTVQLSVTAESGEFTVASIAGDAADHAVHASGILLTGQPGRRVARLAAAAVRQRLAHHLDGARCYADLAALGYHYGPTFQGIEQVWIGPDEALARIRLPAALDGSAGGYHVHPVLLDACFQTLLTPQLLDAAGPDEERTGIRLPLSIAEVRLDPVGDQALWAHTTIVRHDADGLIGDIAVYADDGTPVGHIGGFRAADVEKATAAVGVGVGTIDSWLAELQWVQREALTDPEAQPTAADRAGDRWLVFADRNGLAEELADLVTARGGHCHLVRPGPGFHLDRDGAGSTVRPGRADELHRLLTELRAAGFGPFHNVVHLWGLDLPPLDRTAIGEFAEHTSLGVYSLVALAQALLAQGTDGRLHVVARGTQAVQAADPVAPMGAPVWGVCRVLRHQELLNHPGKLIDLGPAGGRDRTARRAEAAALLRELAVDDEDEIALRGDHRYTSRLRPADELTRPLPLRLRADGAYLVTGAFGALGRLLCRTLVRRGARRLILLGRSPVPPRRRWGEPGWDGAVRDRIDFLMELEKLGCQPILARLDVTDEAALTGWLADHRASQAPPIRGVFHLAGQVRDTLLPEMDRAAFDTAYAPKVLGAYLLHRHLNDEPLEHFVLFASIASLLTTAGQSNYAAGNAFLDALAQHRRATGLPALSLDWGPWATGMIEELGLVHHYRHSRGMSSLSPAAGMAVLERVIGQDRAQLLVATIVDWPTFLSWYTSEPPLVADLAATAAQPPDAGGESFLDVFRDADGDRRRQLLGERFTAVVAAVLRVPPERVDPASSVAALGLDSLLAMELRARIAAEIHVALPVVALLSGAAVADLIEQAHDELVDLLTTDTATSGADVEVYSDEQCYPLTQNQKALWFLKQLNPDGYAYNIGGAVEVRVELDAGLMFEAVRALIARHPSLRANFLLEQGQSDLGRRAGHRQPVQRIHPQIRADVALFDVRDRAWTDVYQMIIQEYRRPYDLERDPLVRFRLFRLGPQRWVIMKAVHHIISDAISTFTFIEELLAVYEGLRRGEPAQLPPVSAHYLDFLNWQNRFLGSPQASRSLDYWRSHLPAEVPILNLPTDKPRPAVQTNNGASEFFTLDPDLTTRVHATARDHNATVFMVLLCAYFVLLHRYSGQDDVIVGSPVTGRTEEEFASTYGYFVNPLPLRADLSGDPSIADLLNQVRTTVLNGLDNQDYPFVLLVEQLGLHHDPSRSAVFQTMFILLTHKVATEKYGYRLEYIELPEEEGQFDLTLSVYEDEADHQFHCVLKYNTDLFLPETVRRIARHYVQLLDTMSRSAPEQPVRQLELLGADERERLLDDWSGARQQVPHDVPVHELMARVAAQRPDAVAVVAPAGPSGAAFGSADTRRLDYATLERRSRQLAHRLRRLGVRDGAVVALCLDKSPELITAVLAVLRAGGAYLPLDADYPAERLAYMLRNAGATLVLADGAARGGISGMVGVSGRVLDLHSLLRAAGNEPDAALDVRVGLDDPAYVVYTSGSTGLPKAVQVTHRNLAAVYSGWRQEYRLDEVRVHLQMASFAFDVFAGDLVRALCSGGTLVLVDRDLLFNTDRLYRTMVSERVDCGEFVPAVARGLLAYCARERRRLEFMRLLIVGSDIWTVEEYQRLRALGGPHTRVVNSYGLSEATIDSTYFDGPPDTLDPGHVVPIGRPFPNSAVYLLDEQGGLVPPGVPGELWVGGHGVATGYAGDAEQTAQRFVTRTLSRRPGALPVRLYRTGDLARWAADGVLHLLGRADTQVKVRGHRVETGEVESLLKALPAVAEAVVVVRPDAGGEAVLCAYYVLADGAVLDRRELRSHLADHLPTFMIPAHLDQLSALPLTPNGKVDVAALPPPGPDPEQRRDDPPVTLYETRMAEHWRALLNLDEIGLRQDFFEAGGSSIKLVELIYGLQTEFNIEIPVSRLFQISTLHGMAKTVEHIVTGRLTGGQPYLTFNPADRPALFCFPPAGGHGLIYRQFVMHLPEYHAVGFNHIPGDDKVARYADLVDELQPDGGCRLLGYSLGGNLAFEVAKELERRGRTVRHVVIVDSYRIGAEFEFGPEQFAAFERELAEHLRRHTGSEIVAQETREQAREYIEFCARTPNLGVVAAPVTVISDQDRMGFYAAGEHGSWAGASRSHDGLLAGFGTHAEMFDREYASRNAGLVRDVLAGSGAEPGTGTGSGERPAPAANRDPSLAPVD, from the coding sequence ATGACGTACTCCCGCGCGGCCGGGGCGCAAGAGCAGAACCCGGCGAATGCCGGCGGCTCGGAAAAGATCGCAATCATCGGCATCGGCTGTCGTATGCCCGGTGGTGCCTCGGACTACCGGACGTTCTGGCAGAACGTCGTCAACGGTCAGGATTGCATTACCGAAACACCCTCGGACCGCTACGACGTCGCCACCCTCGGCAGCCGGGACAGGACCAAACCGGGGCGGTTGGTCGGTGGCCGGGGCGGCTACATCGACGGAGTGGCCGAATTCGACCCGGCCTTCTTCGGCATCAGCCCCCGAGAGGCCGAACACATGGATCCGCAGCAGCGCAAGCTGCTGGAGGTCAGCTGGGATGCGCTGGAGGACGGTGGGCAGAAGCCGACGGAGCTGGCTGGACGGGACGTCGGGGTGTTCATCGGCGCGTTCACCTTGGACTACAAGATCCTGCAGTTCGCGGACCTGAGCTTCGAGACCCTGGCGGCGCACACGGCGACCGGAACCATGATGACGATGGTGTCGAACCGCATCTCGTACTGCTTCGACTTCCGCGGCCCCAGCGTGTCGATCGACACCGCGTGTAGTTCCTCCCTGGTAGCCGTACACCTGGCCCGGCAGAGCCTGTTGCGCGGGGAGATCGACCTTGCGCTCGCCGGCGGGACACTGCTGCACCTGACCCCGCAGTACACCATCGCCGAGACGAAGGGTGGCTTCCTGTCCGCGGATGGCCGCTCGCGGCCCTTCGACGCGTCGGCCAACGGGTACGTCCGTGCCGAGGGCGTCGGGGCGGTCGCGCTGAAACGGCTGTCGGACGCGCTGGCGGACGGTGATCCGATCCACGCGGTGATCATCGGCAGCGGCGTCAACCAGGACGGCCGGACCAATGGCATCACCGTGCCGAACGCCGACGCCCAGGCCACCCTCATCGAGCGGGTGTGCGCCGAGGCCGGGATCGCCCCTGGCAGCCTGCAGTACGTGGAGGCGCACGGTACCTCCACCCCGGTCGGTGACCCTATCGAGGCCAAGGCGTTGGGCCGGGTGCTGGCGATCGGCCGCCGGCCCGGGGAGACCTGCTACATCGGGTCGGTGAAGACGAACATCGGGCACACCGAGTCCGCCGCCGGCGTCGCCGGTCTGATCAAGACCGCGATGTCCGTGAAGCACCGCATCATCGCCCCGCAGATCAACTTCGATCAGGTCAACCCCGAGATCGATCTGACGTCCCTGCCGTTCGAGATCCCTACCGCGCCCACGCCGTGGCCGCAGCACCAGGGGCCGGCCCGTGCCGGGGTCAACTCCTTCGGCTTCGGCGGCACCAATGCGCATGTGCTGCTCGAAGAGCCACCGCAACGGCCGGACGTGATCGCGCCCACAGCCGGCCCACCGGCGTACACGATCCTTCCCCTGACTGCCCGCGACCCCGATGCGCTGCCGGCTCTCGCCGAGGGCATCCGCAGGGAGTTGGCTGGGGCCGACGGACACGACGCCGTCGCGCTGGCCGACCTCGGCTACACGCTGGCCCGCCGCCGCCAGCACCACGAACACCGCTTGTCCATCGTGTATCCGAGTCGGGCGCAGGTGCGCTCGGACCGGGCCTCGCTGGACACGGCACTGGCCGCCTATCTGCGCGGCGATCCGCATTCACATGTGTTCGTCGACCAGCGACGCGACGCGCACGAGTGTGCGCTGGTGTGGGTGTTCACCGGCATGGGCCCGCAGTGGTGGGCGATGGGCCGCCAACTGTACGCCGACGAGCCGGTGTACCGGGACGCGATCGGCCGCTGCGACCGGGCGATCCGGCGGATCGCCGGCTGGTCGTTGATCAACGAGTTGAACGCCGACGAGGTCGACTCGCGGATGGCCGAGACCTGGCTCGCGCAGCCGGCCAACTTCGCGGTCCAGGTCGGCCTGGCAGCCCTGTGGCGCAGCTACGGTGTACGGCCCGACGCGATCGTGGGACACAGCACCGGTGAGGTGGCGGCCTTCTACGAGGCCGGCGTCTACTCCCTCGAAGAGGCGGTCAGGATCGTCGTACACCGCAGTCGGCTGCAGCAGAAGCTCGTCGGGACCGGCACCATGCTCGCGGTCGGGCTCACCGAAGCCGAGGCTGAGCACCGGATCCGGCGCTATGGCGAACGGGTCTCCGTGGCCGCGGTCAACAGCCCCGGCGCGGTGACCCTCGCCGGTGACGAAGGCACCCTCGCGGGCCTCGCCGCCGAGCTCACCGCAGAGCAGACCTTCGCCAAGCTCGTCGCCGTACGCGTGCCGTACCACAGCGCCGCCATGGACATGATCAAGGACGAGCTGCTCGCCTCACTGCACGGCCTCGCCCCGCGCCCGGCCCAGGTGCCCGTCTACCTCACCGGACAGGACGGCGTGGCGCAGGGCCCCGAACTCGACGCCGACTACTGGTGGCGCAACGTCCGCGACAGCGTACGGTTCCGTGGCGCGGTCGATCGGCTCGTCGACGACGGATACCGCCTCTTTCTCGAGATCGGCCCGCATCCGGTGCTCGGCCACTCCGTTCAGGAATGCCTCGCCAGCAGGGATGTGCAGGGTCGTACCCTGCCGTCGATCCGGCGGGGGGAAGACGAACCGCAGCGCATGGTCATGTCCCTCGCCGCCCTGCACAGCCTCGGTGTTGAGATCGCCTGGGACGTCCTGCACCCGGTCGGGACACCGGTGCCGCTCCCCCGTTACCCGTTCCGGCGCGACCGCTACTGGGTGGAGCCGCGATCGGTCGCGCAGGTCCGGCTCGGACAGCGGGACCACCCGTTGCTCGGCCGGCGGTTGTCCAACGCCGAGCCCACCTGGGAGGTGAGGCTCGACACCGAGGACATGCCGTACCTCGACGACCACCGGATCCAGGGAAACACCGTGTTCCCGGCCGCCGGCTACCTCGAAATGGCGGCGCAGGCGGTCATCGCGCTCACCGACGGCGGCGCGGCGAGGTTGGCCGACGTCGAACTACGCAGGGCTCTGTTCCTGTCCGCCGGTGAGTCCCGGACCGTGCAGCTGTCAGTGACCGCCGAATCCGGCGAGTTCACCGTCGCCTCGATCGCCGGCGACGCCGCCGACCACGCCGTGCACGCCAGCGGGATCCTGCTGACCGGCCAACCCGGCCGGCGCGTTGCCCGGCTGGCCGCCGCCGCGGTACGGCAGCGCCTGGCACACCACCTCGACGGCGCACGGTGCTACGCGGACCTCGCCGCCCTCGGCTACCACTACGGCCCGACCTTCCAGGGCATCGAGCAGGTGTGGATCGGCCCAGACGAGGCGCTGGCGCGGATCCGGCTCCCGGCCGCACTCGACGGCTCCGCCGGCGGCTACCACGTCCACCCGGTGCTGCTCGACGCCTGCTTCCAGACCCTACTGACCCCGCAGCTGCTCGACGCCGCAGGTCCGGACGAGGAACGCACCGGCATCCGGCTGCCGTTGTCGATCGCGGAGGTACGCCTCGACCCGGTCGGCGACCAGGCGCTGTGGGCACACACGACGATCGTGCGGCATGACGCCGACGGGTTGATCGGCGACATCGCGGTCTACGCCGACGACGGCACCCCGGTAGGCCACATCGGCGGCTTCCGCGCCGCAGACGTGGAAAAGGCCACCGCCGCTGTCGGTGTCGGTGTCGGCACGATCGACAGCTGGCTCGCCGAACTCCAGTGGGTCCAGCGGGAAGCCCTGACCGACCCGGAGGCACAACCCACGGCCGCCGATCGGGCCGGTGACCGGTGGCTGGTCTTCGCCGACCGGAACGGCCTGGCCGAAGAACTGGCGGATCTGGTGACGGCCCGCGGCGGTCACTGCCACCTCGTCCGGCCCGGACCTGGCTTCCACCTCGACCGCGATGGTGCGGGCTCGACGGTGCGACCGGGCCGCGCCGACGAACTGCACCGCCTCCTCACCGAATTGCGCGCGGCCGGCTTCGGACCATTCCACAACGTGGTGCACCTGTGGGGCCTGGACCTGCCGCCGCTTGACCGCACCGCCATCGGCGAGTTCGCCGAGCACACCAGCCTCGGCGTCTACTCCCTGGTCGCGCTCGCCCAGGCACTGCTCGCCCAGGGGACCGACGGTCGGCTGCACGTCGTCGCCAGAGGCACCCAGGCGGTGCAGGCAGCGGATCCGGTGGCGCCGATGGGCGCGCCCGTCTGGGGCGTCTGCCGAGTGCTGCGCCACCAGGAGTTGCTCAATCACCCGGGCAAGCTGATCGACCTCGGCCCGGCCGGCGGCCGGGACCGGACCGCCCGGCGGGCGGAGGCAGCGGCCCTGCTACGGGAGCTGGCCGTCGACGACGAGGACGAGATCGCCCTGCGCGGCGACCACCGGTACACCAGCCGGCTGCGGCCGGCCGACGAGCTGACCCGCCCGCTGCCGCTACGCCTGCGCGCCGACGGCGCCTACCTGGTGACCGGCGCGTTCGGCGCGCTGGGCCGGCTGCTGTGCCGCACCCTCGTACGCCGGGGTGCCCGCCGGCTCATCCTCCTCGGGCGCAGCCCGGTCCCGCCCCGGCGGCGGTGGGGCGAGCCTGGCTGGGACGGCGCGGTCCGCGACCGGATCGACTTCCTCATGGAGCTGGAGAAGCTCGGCTGTCAACCGATCCTGGCCCGGCTCGACGTCACCGACGAAGCCGCGCTGACCGGCTGGCTGGCCGATCACCGCGCCAGCCAGGCACCGCCGATCCGCGGCGTGTTCCACCTCGCCGGCCAGGTCCGCGACACGCTGCTCCCCGAGATGGACCGGGCGGCGTTCGACACCGCGTACGCGCCCAAGGTGCTCGGCGCGTACCTGCTGCACCGTCACCTGAACGACGAACCGCTGGAGCACTTCGTGCTGTTCGCCTCGATCGCCTCGCTGCTCACCACCGCCGGGCAGAGCAACTATGCGGCCGGCAACGCCTTCCTGGACGCGCTGGCGCAGCATCGCCGCGCCACCGGACTGCCGGCGCTGAGCCTGGACTGGGGGCCGTGGGCGACCGGAATGATCGAGGAGCTCGGCCTGGTCCACCACTACCGGCACAGCCGCGGCATGAGCTCGCTGTCGCCGGCTGCTGGCATGGCGGTGCTCGAACGGGTGATCGGGCAGGACCGGGCGCAGCTGCTGGTGGCCACCATCGTGGACTGGCCAACCTTCCTTTCCTGGTACACCTCCGAACCGCCGCTGGTGGCCGACCTCGCGGCGACGGCGGCGCAGCCGCCGGACGCGGGCGGCGAAAGCTTCCTGGACGTGTTCCGCGACGCGGACGGTGACCGGCGGCGCCAACTGCTCGGCGAGCGGTTCACCGCAGTGGTGGCGGCCGTGCTCAGGGTGCCCCCGGAACGGGTGGACCCGGCATCGAGCGTCGCCGCCCTGGGACTGGACTCGCTGCTCGCCATGGAGCTGCGCGCCCGCATCGCGGCCGAGATCCACGTCGCCCTGCCGGTGGTGGCGCTGCTCAGCGGCGCAGCGGTCGCCGACCTGATCGAGCAGGCGCACGATGAGCTCGTCGACCTGCTCACCACGGACACCGCCACCAGCGGTGCCGACGTCGAGGTGTACAGCGACGAGCAGTGCTATCCGTTGACCCAGAACCAGAAGGCACTGTGGTTCCTCAAGCAGCTCAACCCCGACGGTTACGCCTACAACATCGGCGGTGCGGTCGAGGTGCGGGTCGAACTGGACGCGGGGCTGATGTTCGAGGCCGTCCGAGCCCTCATCGCGCGCCATCCCAGCCTGCGGGCGAACTTCCTGCTCGAACAGGGCCAGTCGGACCTGGGCCGGCGTGCCGGCCACCGCCAGCCGGTGCAACGGATCCACCCGCAGATCAGGGCGGACGTCGCCCTGTTCGACGTGCGTGACCGGGCGTGGACCGACGTCTACCAGATGATCATCCAGGAGTACCGCCGCCCGTACGACCTCGAGCGCGACCCGCTGGTGCGCTTCCGGCTGTTCCGGCTCGGCCCACAGCGGTGGGTCATCATGAAGGCCGTCCACCACATCATCTCGGACGCCATCTCCACCTTCACCTTCATCGAGGAACTGCTCGCCGTCTACGAAGGGCTGCGCCGGGGCGAACCCGCGCAGCTACCGCCGGTGTCCGCCCACTACCTGGACTTCCTCAACTGGCAGAACAGATTTCTCGGCAGCCCGCAGGCGAGCAGGTCGCTGGACTACTGGCGTTCGCACCTGCCAGCCGAGGTGCCGATCCTCAACCTGCCGACCGACAAACCACGTCCGGCGGTGCAGACCAACAACGGAGCCTCGGAGTTCTTCACGCTGGATCCGGACCTCACCACACGGGTGCACGCGACGGCCCGCGACCACAACGCGACCGTGTTCATGGTGCTGCTGTGCGCCTACTTTGTCCTGCTGCACCGCTACTCCGGGCAGGACGACGTCATCGTGGGCAGCCCGGTGACCGGGCGGACCGAGGAGGAGTTCGCCTCGACCTACGGGTACTTCGTCAACCCGCTACCGCTGCGCGCTGACCTGTCCGGCGATCCTTCGATCGCCGACCTGCTGAACCAGGTACGCACAACCGTGCTCAACGGGCTGGACAACCAGGACTACCCGTTCGTGCTGTTGGTGGAGCAGTTGGGCCTGCACCACGATCCCAGCCGGTCGGCGGTCTTCCAGACGATGTTCATCCTGCTCACCCACAAGGTGGCGACGGAGAAGTACGGCTACCGGCTGGAGTACATCGAACTTCCGGAGGAGGAAGGGCAGTTCGACCTGACCCTGTCGGTCTACGAGGACGAGGCCGACCACCAGTTCCACTGCGTCCTCAAGTACAACACCGACCTGTTCCTGCCCGAGACCGTACGACGGATCGCACGGCACTACGTCCAGCTGCTCGACACGATGAGCCGGTCGGCGCCCGAGCAGCCGGTCCGCCAGCTGGAGCTGCTCGGCGCGGACGAGCGCGAACGTCTCCTCGACGATTGGAGCGGCGCACGGCAGCAGGTCCCACACGACGTCCCGGTCCACGAGCTGATGGCCAGGGTCGCCGCGCAGCGGCCGGACGCCGTCGCCGTCGTGGCGCCGGCAGGTCCCAGCGGCGCGGCTTTCGGATCCGCCGACACTCGCCGGCTGGACTACGCCACCCTGGAACGGCGGTCGCGGCAACTCGCGCACCGGCTGCGCCGCCTCGGCGTACGTGACGGCGCGGTGGTCGCGCTCTGCCTGGACAAGTCACCGGAGCTGATCACCGCAGTGCTCGCGGTGCTCCGGGCCGGCGGTGCCTATCTGCCACTCGACGCCGACTATCCGGCTGAACGGCTGGCGTACATGCTGCGCAACGCCGGGGCCACCCTGGTGCTCGCCGACGGCGCGGCCCGCGGCGGCATCAGCGGCATGGTCGGAGTATCCGGCCGGGTGCTGGACCTGCACTCGCTGCTGCGGGCGGCCGGAAACGAGCCCGACGCCGCCCTCGACGTGCGCGTCGGCCTGGACGACCCGGCCTACGTCGTTTACACCTCCGGTTCGACCGGTCTGCCGAAGGCCGTCCAGGTCACCCACCGCAACCTGGCCGCGGTGTACAGCGGCTGGCGACAGGAGTACCGCCTCGACGAGGTGCGGGTACACCTGCAGATGGCCAGCTTCGCGTTCGACGTGTTCGCCGGCGACCTCGTCCGCGCGCTCTGCTCCGGCGGCACCCTGGTCCTGGTCGACCGCGATCTGTTGTTCAACACCGACCGGCTGTACCGCACGATGGTCAGCGAACGCGTCGACTGCGGCGAGTTCGTCCCCGCCGTCGCCCGCGGGCTGCTCGCCTACTGTGCACGTGAGAGACGCCGGCTGGAGTTCATGCGCCTGCTGATCGTCGGCTCCGACATCTGGACCGTCGAGGAGTACCAGCGTCTGCGCGCGCTCGGCGGCCCGCACACCCGGGTGGTCAACTCGTACGGCCTGAGCGAAGCGACCATCGACAGCACCTACTTCGACGGCCCGCCGGACACCCTCGATCCCGGCCACGTCGTGCCGATCGGGCGGCCGTTCCCGAACAGCGCCGTCTACCTGCTCGACGAGCAGGGCGGGCTGGTGCCGCCCGGCGTACCCGGCGAGTTGTGGGTCGGTGGCCATGGCGTGGCGACCGGCTATGCCGGCGACGCCGAGCAGACCGCGCAGCGCTTCGTCACCCGGACGTTGAGCCGTCGGCCGGGTGCCCTGCCGGTGCGGCTCTACCGCACCGGGGACCTCGCCCGCTGGGCAGCCGACGGCGTCCTGCACCTGTTGGGCCGGGCGGACACACAGGTCAAGGTACGCGGACATCGAGTCGAGACCGGTGAGGTCGAGTCCCTGCTGAAGGCGCTGCCCGCCGTGGCGGAGGCGGTGGTCGTGGTCCGCCCGGACGCCGGTGGCGAAGCCGTCCTCTGCGCGTACTACGTGCTAGCCGACGGTGCGGTGCTGGACCGGCGGGAACTGCGCAGCCACCTCGCCGACCACCTGCCCACGTTCATGATCCCGGCGCACCTCGACCAACTGTCGGCGCTGCCGCTGACCCCCAACGGCAAGGTCGACGTGGCGGCGCTCCCACCGCCCGGTCCTGACCCCGAGCAGAGGCGGGACGACCCGCCGGTGACGCTGTACGAGACCCGGATGGCCGAGCACTGGCGGGCGCTGCTCAACCTCGACGAGATCGGGCTGCGGCAGGACTTCTTCGAGGCGGGGGGAAGCTCGATCAAGCTCGTCGAGCTGATCTACGGTTTGCAGACCGAGTTCAACATCGAGATCCCGGTCAGCCGCCTCTTCCAGATCTCCACCCTGCACGGCATGGCGAAAACGGTGGAGCACATCGTCACCGGGCGGCTCACCGGGGGGCAGCCGTATCTGACGTTCAACCCGGCGGACCGTCCGGCGCTGTTCTGCTTCCCACCTGCCGGCGGGCACGGGCTGATCTACCGGCAGTTCGTCATGCATCTGCCCGAGTACCACGCTGTGGGGTTCAACCACATTCCCGGCGACGACAAGGTCGCCCGGTATGCGGACCTGGTCGACGAGCTACAGCCGGACGGCGGCTGCCGGCTGCTCGGTTATTCGCTCGGCGGCAACCTCGCCTTTGAGGTGGCGAAGGAGCTCGAGCGCCGGGGCCGGACAGTGCGACACGTGGTCATCGTCGATTCGTACCGTATCGGTGCGGAGTTCGAGTTCGGCCCGGAGCAGTTCGCGGCGTTCGAGCGGGAACTCGCTGAGCACCTGCGCCGGCACACCGGTTCGGAGATCGTCGCCCAGGAGACCCGGGAACAGGCCCGCGAATACATCGAGTTCTGCGCCCGTACCCCGAACCTGGGGGTCGTCGCGGCGCCGGTGACGGTGATCAGCGACCAGGACCGGATGGGGTTCTACGCGGCGGGTGAGCACGGCAGCTGGGCTGGCGCGTCACGCAGCCACGACGGCCTGCTCGCCGGGTTCGGCACGCACGCCGAGATGTTCGACCGGGAATACGCCTCCCGCAACGCCGGCCTGGTCCGTGACGTCCTGGCGGGCTCCGGTGCCGAACCCGGCACCGGCACCGGTTCCGGAGAACGTCCCGCGCCCGCTGCGAACCGCGACCCGTCGCTCGCCCCAGTGGACTGA
- a CDS encoding NAD(P)/FAD-dependent oxidoreductase has translation MPESKPARETMIIIGGGLGGLATGCYAQMNGYRTHTFEMHELPGGCCTAWDQGEFTFDWCVSWLLGSGPGNDMHQIWLELGALQGKEMRDFETFNIVRGRDGRTVYFYSDPDRLQEHLLWHSPADARLIRDFCAGIRTFKKLLNAYPFLKPVGLMRPWERWRMLATFLPHFNTIRRSITTLMTDYSAKFKDPLLREAFNFILYERHASFPVLPFYFQLAAHAGRTAGVPEGGSLGLARSIEQRYLRLGGKITYNAKVDEVLVENDRAVGVRLSDGREHRADIVVATCDGHTTVTKLLNGRYLNETYRRLYTETIDEPGQVYPGYVSAFFGLDQPYPDADPCTTHLLSPEEATDLVGISEHPSINVQFRSRHYPELSPAETSVVFVTFFSDTDAWRQLVAGPEQASRVRKGELLHTLRVRRGRTYYAAKRQVRTALLGLLDQRYPGLADTVVAHDIATPLTQIRYTANHDGSIAGWQPFVDGGETMEKELEKHGPVLPGLADFYLAGVWTTIGGLIRAAASGRHVVQFICRDDGRPFTADIDDTAPPPTQVTVPVPAKPSLAFPAEGHPSILTRQGA, from the coding sequence ATGCCAGAGTCGAAACCCGCCCGGGAAACGATGATCATCATCGGTGGTGGCCTAGGTGGTCTCGCCACCGGCTGCTATGCGCAGATGAACGGCTACCGCACCCACACTTTCGAGATGCACGAGTTGCCGGGCGGCTGCTGCACCGCCTGGGACCAGGGTGAGTTCACCTTCGACTGGTGCGTGAGCTGGCTGCTCGGCAGCGGGCCCGGCAACGACATGCACCAGATCTGGCTCGAACTCGGCGCGCTGCAGGGCAAGGAGATGCGCGACTTCGAGACGTTCAACATCGTCCGTGGCCGGGACGGGCGGACCGTCTACTTCTACTCCGACCCTGACCGGTTGCAGGAGCACCTGCTGTGGCACTCGCCCGCCGACGCGCGGCTCATCCGCGACTTCTGCGCCGGGATACGCACCTTCAAGAAGCTGCTCAACGCCTATCCGTTCCTCAAGCCGGTCGGCCTGATGCGGCCGTGGGAACGGTGGCGGATGCTCGCCACCTTCCTGCCGCACTTCAACACCATCCGCAGGTCGATCACGACGCTGATGACCGACTACTCCGCCAAATTCAAAGATCCGCTGCTGCGGGAGGCGTTCAACTTCATCCTGTACGAGCGACATGCGAGCTTTCCGGTGCTGCCCTTCTACTTCCAACTCGCGGCGCACGCCGGGCGCACCGCCGGCGTGCCGGAGGGGGGTTCGCTCGGGCTGGCCCGCTCGATCGAGCAGCGCTACCTGCGGCTCGGCGGCAAGATCACGTACAACGCGAAGGTCGACGAGGTGCTGGTCGAGAACGACCGGGCGGTCGGGGTCCGACTCAGCGACGGACGTGAGCACCGCGCCGACATCGTCGTCGCCACCTGCGACGGGCACACGACGGTCACCAAGCTCCTGAACGGCCGCTACCTCAACGAGACCTACCGTCGCCTGTACACCGAGACCATCGACGAGCCCGGCCAGGTCTACCCCGGGTACGTCAGCGCGTTCTTCGGCCTCGACCAGCCGTATCCGGACGCAGACCCGTGCACCACTCATCTGCTGTCGCCCGAGGAGGCAACGGACCTGGTCGGCATCAGCGAACACCCCAGCATCAACGTACAGTTCCGCAGCCGGCACTACCCCGAGCTCTCCCCGGCGGAAACCTCGGTCGTGTTCGTCACCTTCTTCTCCGATACCGACGCCTGGCGGCAACTGGTGGCGGGACCGGAGCAGGCAAGCCGGGTCCGCAAGGGCGAATTGCTGCACACCCTGCGGGTGCGGCGGGGCCGCACCTACTACGCCGCGAAGCGACAGGTGCGCACCGCCCTGCTCGGCCTGCTCGACCAGCGTTACCCCGGGCTCGCAGACACGGTCGTGGCGCACGATATCGCGACACCGCTGACCCAGATCCGCTACACCGCCAACCACGACGGCTCGATCGCCGGCTGGCAACCGTTCGTCGACGGCGGCGAGACGATGGAAAAGGAGCTGGAAAAGCACGGCCCGGTGCTACCCGGGCTGGCTGACTTCTATTTGGCCGGCGTCTGGACCACGATCGGCGGGCTCATCCGGGCCGCTGCCAGCGGCCGGCATGTCGTGCAGTTCATCTGCCGCGACGACGGCCGGCCCTTCACCGCCGACATCGACGACACGGCACCGCCGCCCACGCAGGTGACGGTGCCCGTGCCGGCCAAGCCCTCGCTGGCCTTCCCGGCCGAGGGACACCCGTCCATTCTCACCCGGCAAGGAGCCTGA